A single window of Shewanella sp. Choline-02u-19 DNA harbors:
- a CDS encoding flagellar motor protein MotB produces MAKKAKCECPPAGAPLWLATFADLMSLLMCFFVLLLAFSEMDVMKFKQIAGSMKYAFGVQNKVEVKDIPKGTSVIALEFRPGRPESTPIEIINQQTNEMTEPMLEFQAGEDDSAGGVQQQRGQQRGGESSLTAQEQEDAKALAKSTADSESEAKKAEAAAQDKINQQVKKMAQELNKEIVDGAIEIESLGQQIIIRIREKGAFASGSGFLQPRFKPIVRRVGELLKDVPGIVTVSGHTDDLNISNELYSSNWDLSSKRAVAVTHEMIKVAGFDQQRLKVVGMASTAPLVENNSQANRARNRRVEIAIEQGKPKESDEIQVSP; encoded by the coding sequence ATGGCTAAAAAAGCCAAATGTGAATGTCCACCTGCTGGTGCGCCGCTTTGGTTAGCCACGTTTGCTGATTTAATGTCTCTGCTAATGTGTTTCTTCGTGTTGCTGTTGGCTTTTTCTGAAATGGACGTGATGAAGTTCAAGCAGATTGCGGGTTCAATGAAGTATGCATTTGGGGTACAGAATAAAGTCGAAGTGAAAGATATTCCCAAAGGGACATCGGTGATTGCATTAGAGTTTAGACCGGGCCGCCCAGAATCGACTCCAATTGAAATTATTAATCAGCAAACCAATGAAATGACCGAGCCCATGCTAGAGTTTCAAGCGGGTGAAGATGATAGTGCCGGCGGTGTACAGCAGCAACGCGGTCAACAGCGAGGCGGTGAATCATCGTTGACAGCGCAAGAGCAAGAAGATGCAAAAGCGTTAGCTAAATCAACCGCAGATTCTGAAAGCGAAGCGAAAAAAGCAGAAGCTGCTGCGCAGGATAAAATCAATCAACAAGTTAAGAAGATGGCTCAAGAGCTCAACAAAGAGATTGTTGATGGTGCCATTGAAATTGAGTCGCTAGGCCAACAGATTATTATTCGGATCCGTGAGAAAGGCGCATTTGCGTCAGGCTCAGGCTTTTTGCAGCCACGCTTTAAGCCGATTGTTAGGCGTGTTGGCGAGTTACTAAAAGATGTTCCCGGTATTGTAACGGTGTCAGGACACACAGATGATTTAAATATCTCAAATGAGTTGTATAGCTCAAATTGGGATCTATCCAGTAAACGTGCCGTCGCAGTCACCCATGAAATGATTAAAGTAGCAGGTTTTGATCAGCAGCGGCTAAAAGTGGTGGGGATGGCTTCGACTGCGCCGTTAGTTGAAAACAACTCTCAGGCCAATAGAGCACGTAATCGCCGTGTTGAAATTGCTATCGAACAAGGTAAGCCTAAAGAGTCAGACGAAATCCAAGTTTCCCCGTAA
- the thiI gene encoding tRNA uracil 4-sulfurtransferase ThiI: MKFIVKLFPEIMMKSKPVRMRFTKMLETNIRNVLKKVDESAKVQRQWDKIMVMVPDDRPDLVEAFAERLACIPGIAHVLQVEVSTFESMDDIYQQTLAVYKEELAGKTFCVRVKRVGKHDFNSIEVERYVGGGLNQFTEAAGVRLKNPDITVNLEIDNEQLYLVDKRIPGLGGYPMATQEDVLSLISGGFDSGVSSYQFIKRGSRTHYCFFNLGGDQHEIGVKQVAYHLWQKYGESHRVKFISVPFDPVVQEILERVDNGQMGVVLKRMMMRAAARVADKMGIQALVTGEAMGQVSSQTLTNLNVIDRCTELLILRPLIAMDKQDIIDTCRRIGTEDFAKTIPEYCGVISKKPTVKAVLAKIEAEEAKFSDDLLDRVIDDAVIMDIRDIAAQMDTKITAAETVAAINADEIIIDVRAPEEEEKDPLVIEGIEIKAIPFYKLSTQFADLDKEKTYLLYCDRGVMSKLQALYLQDQGYSNVKVYRP; encoded by the coding sequence ATGAAATTTATCGTAAAACTGTTTCCTGAAATCATGATGAAAAGCAAGCCGGTAAGAATGCGCTTTACCAAAATGCTTGAAACCAATATTCGTAATGTACTTAAAAAAGTAGATGAGTCTGCGAAAGTACAGCGCCAATGGGACAAAATCATGGTTATGGTGCCAGATGATAGACCCGATTTGGTTGAAGCCTTTGCTGAACGCCTCGCTTGTATTCCTGGTATTGCGCATGTGCTGCAAGTCGAAGTGAGCACCTTTGAATCTATGGATGATATCTATCAGCAAACATTGGCAGTCTATAAAGAAGAACTCGCAGGTAAGACGTTCTGCGTGCGTGTTAAGCGTGTTGGTAAACATGACTTTAACTCAATTGAAGTTGAACGTTATGTTGGTGGTGGGCTAAACCAATTTACTGAAGCTGCTGGCGTTCGCTTGAAAAATCCAGATATAACGGTAAATCTCGAAATTGATAACGAGCAACTTTACCTTGTTGATAAGCGTATTCCAGGCCTTGGTGGTTACCCCATGGCCACTCAAGAAGATGTGTTGTCATTAATCTCAGGTGGTTTTGACTCTGGTGTGTCGAGTTATCAATTCATAAAGCGTGGTTCTCGTACCCATTATTGTTTCTTTAACTTAGGTGGCGATCAACACGAAATTGGTGTTAAGCAGGTGGCTTACCATTTGTGGCAGAAATACGGTGAATCACATCGAGTTAAGTTTATCTCTGTGCCGTTCGATCCCGTTGTACAAGAAATTTTAGAACGCGTCGATAATGGGCAAATGGGCGTTGTGCTTAAGCGTATGATGATGCGCGCAGCAGCCCGTGTTGCTGATAAAATGGGTATTCAAGCATTAGTGACAGGGGAAGCGATGGGGCAGGTTTCTAGCCAGACGTTGACCAATCTTAATGTTATTGACCGTTGCACAGAGCTATTAATATTGCGTCCGCTTATCGCGATGGATAAACAAGATATTATTGATACCTGTCGCAGAATCGGTACCGAAGACTTTGCTAAAACTATCCCTGAATATTGTGGCGTGATTTCGAAAAAACCGACAGTGAAAGCTGTATTGGCAAAAATTGAAGCTGAAGAAGCTAAGTTTTCAGACGATCTGCTTGATAGAGTGATTGACGACGCAGTTATTATGGACATTAGAGATATTGCCGCTCAAATGGACACTAAAATAACCGCAGCTGAAACGGTTGCTGCAATCAATGCTGATGAAATCATCATTGATGTGCGTGCACCGGAAGAGGAAGAGAAAGATCCGCTTGTAATAGAGGGGATAGAAATTAAAGCGATTCCTTTTTATAAGCTGTCGACACAATTTGCCGATCTTGATAAAGAGAAGACTTATTTATTGTATTGCGACCGTGGAGTAATGAGCAAGCTACAAGCTCTGTATCTACAGGATCAAGGTTACAGTAATGTAAAAGTTTATCGCCCTTAG
- a CDS encoding transcriptional regulator GcvA: MARRLPPLNAVKAFEAAARHLSFTRAAEELFVTQAAVSHQIKALEEYLGLKLFRRKNRSLLLTEEGQGYFLDIKDIFTQLADATDRLLARSAIGSLTVATSPSFAIQWLVPRLAKFTEKNPDIDVRIKAVDNEDGSLTDDVDVAIYYGLGNWPGMRADKLRNEVLIPVCSPMLLNGPKPLEKPCDLKNHTLLHDSSRESWQAWFRQCGITDINVNQGPIFSHSSLVLQAAAHGQGVALGFSVLARPDIKAGRLVCPFPEVLVSKNAYYLVSQQNHAEIGKVAAFREWMLDMFEEETRSELLT; the protein is encoded by the coding sequence ATGGCTAGACGACTACCCCCCCTTAATGCTGTCAAAGCATTTGAGGCAGCAGCAAGGCATTTGAGCTTTACACGCGCGGCGGAGGAACTGTTTGTTACTCAGGCGGCAGTAAGTCATCAAATTAAGGCATTAGAAGAATATTTAGGGCTCAAGTTATTTAGACGTAAAAACCGCTCGCTGCTGTTAACAGAAGAGGGGCAAGGATACTTTCTTGATATCAAAGATATCTTTACACAGCTTGCCGATGCGACTGACCGTTTACTTGCCAGAAGTGCCATCGGTTCCTTGACTGTAGCGACTTCGCCGAGTTTTGCCATTCAATGGCTAGTACCTCGTTTAGCAAAATTCACCGAGAAAAATCCTGATATCGATGTGCGAATTAAAGCGGTTGATAATGAAGACGGTTCTTTAACTGATGACGTTGATGTGGCCATCTATTATGGCTTAGGGAACTGGCCCGGAATGCGTGCTGATAAGCTACGTAATGAGGTGCTTATTCCGGTTTGCTCACCGATGTTATTGAATGGTCCTAAGCCGTTAGAAAAGCCCTGCGATCTGAAAAATCATACCTTGTTACACGACTCTAGCCGCGAATCTTGGCAGGCATGGTTTAGACAATGTGGAATTACTGATATTAATGTGAACCAAGGTCCCATATTTAGTCATTCTTCTTTGGTGTTGCAAGCTGCTGCTCATGGTCAAGGTGTAGCGCTAGGCTTCAGTGTACTGGCAAGGCCAGATATTAAAGCCGGTCGTCTAGTATGTCCGTTCCCTGAGGTTCTAGTCAGTAAAAATGCATATTACCTAGTCAGCCAACAGAATCATGCCGAGATAGGTAAGGTTGCTGCTTTTAGAGAGTGGATGTTAGACATGTTTGAAGAGGAGACCCGCAGTGAGCTCCTTACATGA
- a CDS encoding alpha/beta family hydrolase — MLEPDCSTEKLSDCDTLVILIHGAGANMHHEFMTTMANGLALGDGGNLRIARFNFPYMRANAIDGKRRPPDRAPKLIADYALQLSILKHQFKPRKIYLVGKSMGGRMSAILAESLAVDGVVCLGYPFIPLKGGEPRLEPIEKCSAPILVIQGERDKFGHKGLVETWPVMDKVQLHWLTDGDHSFKPRKSSGTTLTANLDQAISLIQAFIKP; from the coding sequence CTGCTTGAGCCTGATTGTAGCACCGAAAAACTAAGTGATTGCGATACGCTAGTGATTTTGATCCACGGTGCTGGCGCCAATATGCATCATGAGTTTATGACCACCATGGCGAACGGTCTAGCGCTTGGTGATGGCGGTAATTTACGTATTGCCCGCTTCAATTTCCCTTATATGCGCGCCAATGCTATTGACGGTAAACGCCGTCCGCCAGATAGAGCTCCGAAACTGATTGCTGACTATGCGTTACAACTGAGCATTTTAAAGCACCAATTTAAGCCTCGAAAAATCTATTTAGTCGGTAAGTCGATGGGAGGCCGCATGTCGGCCATCCTGGCTGAGAGTCTCGCTGTTGATGGCGTTGTTTGCTTAGGTTACCCATTTATTCCGTTAAAAGGCGGTGAGCCCCGTTTAGAGCCCATCGAGAAGTGCAGTGCGCCTATATTAGTTATTCAAGGTGAGCGAGATAAATTTGGTCATAAGGGCTTGGTTGAGACTTGGCCGGTGATGGACAAAGTACAATTGCATTGGTTAACGGATGGCGATCATAGTTTTAAACCAAGGAAGTCGTCAGGCACCACGCTAACCGCTAACCTAGATCAAGCTATCTCACTTATTCAGGCATTCATTAAACCGTAA
- a CDS encoding DUF423 domain-containing protein produces MRNGFLLLAALSGFMSVALGAFAAHGLKNVTTAEMIAIFNLGVEYQFYHTFALIAVAFAGHWLKSRLLDWAGYLFIVGTMLFSGSLYLYALLGAKWTGPITPLGGVCLLLGWLLIAVAVWRNRVKELD; encoded by the coding sequence ATGCGTAATGGTTTTTTATTGTTGGCAGCGTTGAGTGGTTTTATGTCGGTAGCGCTGGGGGCTTTTGCTGCTCACGGCCTTAAGAATGTGACGACGGCAGAGATGATTGCGATTTTTAACCTTGGTGTGGAGTATCAGTTCTACCATACGTTTGCGTTAATCGCAGTGGCTTTTGCGGGTCATTGGCTTAAATCTCGTTTGCTTGATTGGGCAGGTTACCTATTTATTGTAGGCACCATGCTGTTTTCCGGTTCACTATACCTCTATGCGTTGTTAGGGGCTAAATGGACCGGTCCCATTACCCCATTAGGCGGAGTGTGCTTGCTACTGGGCTGGTTACTTATTGCTGTGGCCGTGTGGCGTAACAGAGTAAAAGAGCTCGACTAA
- the rlmM gene encoding 23S rRNA (cytidine(2498)-2'-O)-methyltransferase RlmM, translating into MINLFLFCRAGYEKDCAAEIQVRAAEHDIGGFVKTNTNDAYVIFQCFQAGDAEILAKKISLDSLIFARQMFAAKALLKGLPEQDRISPIVEALAGIQYAGELRVETPDTNEAKELSNFCRKFTVPLRQALRKSGTLLDKENPKRPIIHVCFVGPGQAYVGLSLSNNSSPYFMGIPRLKVAADAPSRSTLKLDEAFIHFIPKEEHETRLSSGMRAVDLGACPGGWTYQLVRRGMFVAAVDNGAMDEKLMETGQVKHYQADGFRFEPPRKNISWLVCDMIEKPARVAELVEAWAINGWFKEAIFNLKLPMKTRYKEVSTILATMADILKENGIKDFSIAAKHLYHDRDEVTVHLCLKPAQPS; encoded by the coding sequence ATGATAAACCTATTTTTATTTTGCCGTGCTGGTTATGAGAAAGATTGCGCGGCAGAGATCCAAGTGCGTGCTGCAGAGCACGATATTGGTGGATTTGTTAAAACCAACACCAATGATGCCTATGTTATTTTTCAGTGCTTCCAAGCGGGCGATGCTGAAATACTGGCGAAGAAGATCAGTTTGGATTCATTGATTTTTGCAAGACAGATGTTTGCCGCCAAAGCACTGTTGAAGGGATTACCAGAGCAAGACCGTATCTCGCCGATTGTTGAGGCCTTAGCTGGCATCCAGTACGCGGGTGAACTACGCGTTGAAACGCCTGATACTAACGAAGCAAAAGAGCTGTCTAATTTCTGCCGTAAGTTTACGGTGCCATTAAGACAGGCGCTGAGAAAGTCGGGTACCTTACTGGACAAAGAAAATCCTAAACGGCCTATAATCCATGTCTGTTTTGTCGGACCAGGACAAGCCTATGTTGGTTTGTCGTTAAGTAATAATAGTTCTCCTTATTTTATGGGGATCCCGCGTCTTAAGGTAGCAGCCGATGCGCCAAGCCGTTCTACCTTAAAGCTAGATGAAGCCTTTATTCACTTTATTCCTAAAGAAGAGCATGAGACTCGTCTTAGTAGTGGTATGAGAGCGGTTGATTTAGGTGCTTGCCCTGGTGGCTGGACTTATCAACTTGTCAGGCGTGGTATGTTCGTTGCTGCTGTTGATAACGGCGCAATGGATGAAAAATTAATGGAAACAGGCCAGGTAAAGCATTATCAAGCCGATGGTTTCCGTTTTGAACCTCCGAGAAAGAACATCTCTTGGTTGGTTTGCGATATGATTGAAAAGCCAGCACGTGTTGCAGAGCTCGTTGAAGCTTGGGCGATTAACGGTTGGTTTAAGGAAGCAATATTTAACTTAAAGTTGCCAATGAAGACGCGTTATAAAGAAGTGTCGACGATATTGGCAACGATGGCAGATATTTTGAAAGAGAATGGTATTAAAGATTTTAGTATTGCAGCTAAGCATCTTTATCATGACCGTGACGAAGTCACCGTGCATTTGTGCCTAAAGCCGGCCCAACCTTCGTAA
- a CDS encoding isocitrate dehydrogenase: MTKRTITVIPGDGIGPSIIDAAIKILDKAGCNFEYEFADAGLVALEKHGELLPQRTLDLIEKNRITLKGPLTTPVGEGFTSINVSLRKQFSLYANVRPVLSFKGTQARYDNIDIITVRENTEGMYSGLGQTVSDDGATAEATSIITRKGAEQISTFAYELARKENRKKVTIVHKANIMKSTSGLFLKVAREVSLRYPDITTEEMIVDATCMKLVMNPEIFDVIVTTNLFGDILSDLCAGLVGGLGMAPGANIGKDAAIFEAVHGSAPDIAGKNLANPTSVVLASIQMLEYLGMSDKAELIRSAITAVIAEGDRTTRDLGGTHGTTDFTQAVIERLS; encoded by the coding sequence ATGACAAAAAGAACTATAACCGTAATCCCAGGTGATGGGATTGGCCCAAGCATTATCGATGCAGCGATTAAAATTCTCGATAAAGCGGGTTGTAACTTTGAGTATGAATTTGCTGATGCAGGTTTAGTTGCTCTCGAAAAGCACGGTGAGCTATTACCTCAACGCACGTTAGATTTGATTGAGAAAAACCGTATTACGTTAAAAGGCCCTCTAACAACGCCAGTGGGTGAAGGCTTTACCTCTATTAACGTCAGCCTACGTAAGCAATTTAGCTTATATGCCAACGTTCGCCCTGTACTGTCTTTTAAAGGTACTCAAGCACGTTATGACAACATCGATATCATTACTGTTCGTGAAAATACCGAAGGTATGTATTCAGGTTTAGGCCAAACTGTTTCTGATGATGGTGCAACAGCTGAAGCCACAAGTATTATTACCCGTAAAGGTGCTGAGCAAATTAGCACTTTCGCTTATGAACTCGCACGTAAAGAGAACCGTAAAAAGGTCACTATCGTTCATAAAGCTAATATTATGAAATCGACTTCAGGTCTATTCTTGAAAGTGGCACGTGAAGTTAGCTTGCGTTACCCAGACATCACCACTGAAGAGATGATTGTCGATGCAACTTGCATGAAACTCGTGATGAACCCAGAGATCTTTGACGTTATTGTTACCACTAACTTGTTTGGTGATATCTTGTCAGATCTTTGTGCAGGTCTTGTGGGTGGTCTAGGTATGGCTCCTGGCGCAAACATTGGTAAAGATGCCGCTATCTTTGAAGCTGTACATGGCAGTGCGCCGGATATTGCTGGTAAGAACCTAGCAAACCCAACATCGGTGGTCCTAGCGTCTATCCAAATGCTTGAGTACTTAGGCATGTCAGATAAAGCAGAGCTTATCCGTAGCGCAATCACTGCTGTAATTGCAGAAGGCGACCGTACGACTCGCGATCTCGGTGGTACTCACGGTACAACTGACTTCACACAAGCGGTTATCGAACGTCTTTCATAA
- a CDS encoding S9 family peptidase, giving the protein MTLLPSKSLLLFTASLLPASLLAAASPITPDDIMRFESLSKPVISDTGKTLAVEVSPDRGDSRGLVKNLSTKKEFSVKGGTKPKVSHDGRYVAFVDKVPLLASEMASAKEKKKLKSGMVLVDTSTGVELRYERVKSFKFNETGSHIAIWYEAEDKKKDAKAKDKPKTSKKDSKVDDYDKGTTVELVSLSNLKSITFKDVTAFNFDKSGKHFALAINNFAVDKHELRLVSLADNTAKIVHRLKQQQLGSVALSDDGQYLGFTAGDARQAPFGREYRLSLFNIASGKVTPTPTSKEWTLNRYATLRFSDDSQRLFFGRVPQVSQQIELAKVEKEADLYNQDIITGERELRVWHGDDPRIKPHEVKQYKKELKRTYLAVLHVAGNNLVQLADLQVPDMEVEQQTRFVLASSDLPYRKMITWAGFYRDFYLVDLNTGHKIPVLTQQSSDAEPELSPNEKFVAYYQQGNVFLYEVANDRRINITKNLDVSFADEDHDYPSNAPGYGFGPWIADDSGLLIYDKYDIWQLNTLSYEAFNLTAGKGRKAGIQYRLEGLVDDKGYPSVLANNAQVLLQGYSEISKGDGFYQAQVGTAGVTKLIAGDYKLKVLARSEDAKTIVFSKERYDLFPDLYTAQYESPQKATRQTDLDKQKRAFNWGKSELVHWTNGDGKPLDGVLIKPTNYVEGQRYPVLVYFYRFMSDRLHAFPQMKINHRPNFAWFADNGYAIFLPDIRFEVGYPGDSSVQALTSGVQHLIDMGVADPQAVGIQGHSWGGYQTAFAVTKTNIFKAAVAGAPVTNMTSAYSGIRHGSGLARQFQYETGQSRIGESLFKSPQKYIENSPVFYVERIKTPMMIMFGDKDDAVPWEQGIEMYLAMRRAGKDVVLLQYQDEPHHLKKYPNKLDYSIRMMEYFDHYLKGKPAPKWLTEGEAYTEYKKAG; this is encoded by the coding sequence TTGACGTTATTACCGAGTAAATCATTGCTGTTATTTACAGCGAGTTTATTGCCTGCAAGTTTGCTTGCTGCTGCCTCTCCTATTACTCCCGATGATATAATGCGATTTGAATCGCTTAGTAAACCGGTTATCTCTGATACGGGGAAAACACTGGCAGTAGAAGTCTCTCCGGATAGAGGCGATAGCCGTGGCCTCGTTAAAAACCTCAGCACTAAAAAAGAGTTTAGTGTAAAAGGCGGCACTAAGCCAAAGGTGAGTCATGACGGTCGTTACGTCGCCTTTGTTGATAAAGTGCCTTTACTCGCGTCTGAAATGGCGTCAGCGAAAGAGAAGAAGAAATTAAAGTCAGGAATGGTGTTAGTTGATACTAGCACTGGCGTTGAGCTTCGTTATGAACGTGTTAAATCGTTTAAATTCAACGAAACGGGCTCACATATTGCCATTTGGTATGAAGCGGAAGATAAGAAAAAAGACGCTAAAGCAAAAGATAAGCCTAAAACGAGTAAAAAAGACAGCAAAGTCGATGACTATGATAAAGGCACCACTGTTGAGCTTGTGTCGCTTAGTAATTTGAAATCCATAACGTTTAAAGATGTAACCGCGTTCAATTTTGATAAGTCAGGTAAACACTTTGCATTAGCCATTAATAATTTCGCTGTTGATAAGCACGAACTGAGACTGGTGTCATTGGCTGACAATACCGCCAAAATAGTACACCGTTTGAAACAGCAACAGCTGGGCTCAGTGGCATTGAGTGATGATGGACAGTATTTAGGTTTCACAGCGGGTGATGCTCGACAAGCGCCTTTTGGACGAGAATATCGATTATCTCTATTCAATATCGCGTCTGGAAAAGTCACGCCAACACCAACGTCGAAAGAATGGACTTTGAATCGATACGCAACACTGCGTTTCTCGGATGATAGTCAGCGCTTGTTTTTTGGCCGCGTGCCACAAGTTAGTCAACAAATTGAATTGGCAAAAGTTGAAAAAGAAGCTGACCTGTATAATCAAGATATCATTACTGGCGAGAGAGAATTACGTGTTTGGCACGGTGATGACCCACGTATAAAACCTCATGAAGTAAAACAGTATAAGAAAGAGCTGAAACGCACGTATCTTGCCGTGTTACACGTGGCTGGGAACAATTTGGTTCAGCTTGCCGATCTTCAAGTACCCGACATGGAAGTTGAACAACAGACTCGTTTTGTACTCGCAAGCTCAGACCTGCCATATCGAAAGATGATCACCTGGGCGGGATTTTATCGAGACTTTTATCTGGTAGATTTAAATACGGGGCATAAAATCCCGGTGTTAACCCAGCAAAGCAGCGATGCGGAACCTGAATTATCACCAAACGAAAAGTTTGTTGCTTACTACCAGCAAGGAAATGTTTTCCTGTATGAAGTCGCCAATGACAGACGCATCAATATCACTAAAAACTTAGACGTTTCTTTTGCTGATGAAGATCACGATTATCCATCTAATGCACCCGGTTATGGTTTTGGTCCTTGGATTGCAGATGATTCAGGCCTGTTAATCTATGATAAATATGATATCTGGCAGTTGAACACGCTCTCTTATGAGGCCTTTAATTTAACGGCGGGCAAAGGGCGTAAAGCGGGGATCCAATATCGTCTAGAGGGCTTAGTTGATGATAAAGGTTACCCAAGCGTTCTAGCTAATAATGCACAAGTGCTGCTGCAAGGTTACAGTGAAATCAGTAAAGGTGATGGCTTTTATCAAGCTCAGGTTGGCACTGCGGGTGTGACGAAGCTGATCGCTGGCGATTATAAGTTGAAGGTGCTTGCACGCAGTGAAGATGCCAAGACGATTGTATTCTCTAAAGAGAGATATGATCTGTTCCCTGATCTTTATACTGCACAGTACGAATCGCCACAAAAGGCGACTCGTCAAACTGATCTTGATAAACAGAAGCGTGCATTTAACTGGGGTAAATCGGAGTTGGTTCATTGGACCAATGGCGATGGAAAACCGTTAGATGGTGTGCTGATTAAGCCAACCAACTATGTCGAAGGGCAACGTTATCCTGTGCTCGTTTATTTCTATCGCTTTATGAGTGATAGATTGCATGCGTTCCCACAAATGAAAATTAACCATCGCCCTAACTTTGCTTGGTTTGCTGATAATGGTTATGCCATTTTCCTACCTGATATCCGTTTTGAAGTGGGTTATCCAGGTGATTCTTCAGTGCAAGCATTAACCTCAGGCGTACAGCATCTGATTGATATGGGCGTTGCGGATCCGCAAGCTGTCGGGATCCAAGGTCACTCATGGGGGGGGTATCAAACCGCATTTGCAGTGACTAAAACCAATATCTTTAAAGCGGCGGTAGCCGGTGCTCCAGTGACGAATATGACAAGTGCTTATAGTGGTATTCGTCATGGTAGTGGTTTAGCGAGACAGTTCCAGTATGAAACTGGCCAAAGCCGAATTGGTGAGAGTTTATTTAAGTCGCCACAGAAGTATATTGAAAATTCACCGGTATTTTACGTTGAGCGCATTAAAACGCCGATGATGATTATGTTTGGTGATAAAGATGATGCGGTACCTTGGGAGCAAGGGATTGAAATGTATCTGGCGATGCGCCGTGCCGGAAAAGATGTGGTGTTGCTTCAATACCAAGATGAACCACATCATCTTAAAAAATACCCAAATAAGCTCGATTATAGTATTCGCATGATGGAATATTTTGATCACTACCTAAAGGGTAAGCCCGCGCCAAAATGGTTAACCGAAGGTGAAGCTTATACTGAGTATAAAAAAGCTGGCTAG